From a single bacterium genomic region:
- the pheS gene encoding phenylalanine--tRNA ligase subunit alpha, giving the protein MNIHNLQQQFYQKLSAANDTKTLEELRNEYLGRKRGVLTALLKELSSVAPEERKNAGRQINELKQLVETELERKTELLSHAVPPEVVDWSLPGAETKLGGIHPITLVRQKIENIFRSMGYAIEEGPEIETDFYNFTALNFPPDHPARDTQDTLFVNRQDDSGKNLLLRTHTSPVQIRTMLKYPPPVRVLCPGRVYRKDEIDATHSPIFHQVEALVVDENITFADLKGTLLYFLQELFSAEVQLSFRPTFFPFTEPSADVSVSCVFCKSKGCSVCKYSGWIEILGSGMVHPNVLENVGYDSEKYTGFAFGLGLDRIAILMYGIPDIRLFFQNDIRFLSQFRIVMP; this is encoded by the coding sequence ATGAACATCCACAATCTGCAACAGCAGTTCTACCAGAAGCTATCAGCGGCCAACGACACAAAGACTCTGGAGGAGCTCCGGAATGAATATCTTGGCAGGAAGCGTGGTGTCCTTACTGCGTTACTGAAAGAATTGTCATCCGTTGCTCCAGAAGAACGCAAAAACGCGGGCCGTCAAATCAATGAGCTCAAGCAGCTTGTGGAAACGGAGTTGGAACGCAAAACAGAACTGCTGTCGCATGCCGTTCCGCCCGAAGTAGTTGATTGGAGTTTACCCGGCGCCGAAACCAAACTGGGAGGGATTCATCCCATCACGCTGGTGCGGCAGAAAATCGAAAACATCTTCCGCTCCATGGGATATGCGATTGAAGAAGGACCGGAAATCGAAACCGACTTTTACAATTTCACGGCTCTGAATTTCCCACCCGACCATCCTGCACGTGACACGCAGGATACACTTTTTGTGAACCGACAGGATGATTCCGGCAAAAATTTGCTCCTGCGAACGCATACTTCTCCGGTGCAGATAAGAACCATGTTGAAGTATCCGCCGCCCGTTCGCGTTCTCTGCCCCGGACGGGTTTATCGCAAGGATGAAATCGACGCGACTCACTCACCCATTTTTCATCAGGTCGAAGCTCTGGTAGTCGATGAAAACATTACGTTCGCAGATTTAAAAGGGACACTTCTTTATTTCCTGCAGGAATTGTTTTCTGCAGAAGTGCAACTTAGTTTCCGTCCCACTTTCTTCCCCTTCACCGAACCGAGCGCGGATGTTTCTGTTTCTTGCGTTTTTTGCAAAAGCAAAGGCTGCTCTGTTTGTAAATACTCCGGCTGGATTGAGATTCTCGGTTCAGGAATGGTTCATCCAAACGTGTTGGAAAATGTCGGTTACGATTCAGAGAAATATACCGGATTCGCTTTTGGTCTGGGGCTGGACCGCATTGCAATCTTAATGTACGGAATTCCCGATATCCGCTTATTTTTCCAAAACGACATTCGCTTCCTTTCGCAATTCCGGATTGTTATGCCATGA
- the rpmI gene encoding 50S ribosomal protein L35, with translation MKLKSHRGAAKRYKKTGTGKFKRASANKGHILTKKSPKRKRHLRKSSVVSPAEAPKIKKMLPY, from the coding sequence ATGAAATTGAAGTCCCATCGCGGCGCCGCTAAACGATATAAAAAAACCGGCACCGGAAAATTTAAAAGAGCTTCCGCTAATAAGGGCCATATTTTGACGAAGAAGTCTCCCAAGCGGAAACGACATCTTCGAAAGAGCTCGGTTGTTTCGCCCGCTGAAGCGCCAAAAATCAAGAAGATGCTGCCCTACTAA
- the pheT gene encoding phenylalanine--tRNA ligase subunit beta, with amino-acid sequence MKVSYNWLKETVDIPVDPDALAKALTMVGLQLESKQPYEEDTTLDIEVTVNRPDCLSVYGLAREIALIFGSPPPAIKGLHQTQVIPFRTNDGRYSGGGKDLRILIEDADLCPRFCGQIVTGIKVGPSPSWMQKKLEACGLRSISNVVDITNYVMLELGQPMHAYDFDTLAGGTIRVRKARNEKLLMIDGKERPLSDSMLAIADAERVIGVGGVMGGMETEVTESTTNVLLEAAYFQPASVRRTAKTLELSTDASYRFERGADYKMQANACLRAAVLLEQCAGGTVHPVVDVCPGKFVPAEIRLRQPRIARILGQTIDPHLADNILTALGFIKKAENLWQVPSFRVDIFREIDLIEEIARHFGYNNIPSTLPKAEKRYQADHSTFQLERAVNQFLRGAGLEEAYTFSFVNESTEEAIRIINPLSEIAPALRTSLLPGLQESVAYNLRHRNEDVRLFEIGRVFLPETEKIALGIAMLVEHRDLKGIMESMLSALLYGEPTIRDGSIFVEGKNIGRMIQTHSESQPLQLCEIYLSDLIQLPQRRLTYNPLIPYPFVERDVSFLISSDVRFSQLEDVFNRMDVPALRAWKLVDRYQGKNIPSGKVSLSLRFTFQATDRTLTSEEVDRMFDTIVRALSENFAIELR; translated from the coding sequence ATGAAAGTTAGTTACAACTGGCTGAAAGAAACAGTCGATATTCCCGTGGATCCGGATGCTCTCGCGAAAGCGCTCACGATGGTTGGGCTTCAGCTCGAAAGCAAGCAACCGTACGAAGAAGATACCACGCTTGATATTGAAGTGACTGTCAACCGTCCCGACTGTTTGAGCGTTTATGGTCTCGCGCGTGAAATTGCATTGATCTTCGGATCTCCGCCACCTGCCATCAAGGGGCTTCATCAAACACAGGTCATTCCTTTTCGAACTAACGACGGCCGCTATTCCGGCGGCGGTAAGGATTTGCGAATTCTTATTGAAGACGCCGATCTGTGCCCACGATTCTGCGGTCAGATTGTTACGGGAATCAAAGTTGGGCCTTCACCCTCCTGGATGCAAAAAAAGCTGGAAGCTTGCGGCCTTCGCAGCATCAGTAACGTAGTAGACATCACAAATTATGTGATGCTGGAGCTGGGCCAACCGATGCACGCTTACGATTTCGATACGCTTGCGGGTGGCACCATTCGTGTTCGCAAGGCCCGTAACGAAAAACTTTTGATGATTGATGGAAAAGAACGCCCCTTGTCCGATTCCATGCTGGCAATCGCAGATGCCGAACGCGTGATCGGTGTGGGTGGTGTCATGGGTGGAATGGAAACCGAAGTGACAGAATCTACAACAAACGTTTTGCTGGAAGCAGCCTATTTTCAGCCGGCGTCAGTACGGCGAACAGCGAAGACTCTGGAACTTTCTACGGATGCATCGTACCGTTTTGAGCGTGGGGCCGATTACAAAATGCAGGCCAATGCTTGTCTTCGCGCGGCGGTGTTGTTGGAGCAGTGCGCAGGCGGAACTGTCCATCCGGTGGTTGATGTTTGTCCCGGTAAATTCGTCCCCGCCGAAATTCGCTTGAGACAACCAAGAATCGCAAGAATTCTCGGTCAAACCATCGACCCGCATCTGGCAGATAACATCCTGACCGCTCTTGGCTTCATCAAGAAAGCAGAAAATCTGTGGCAGGTCCCCTCCTTTCGCGTAGACATTTTTCGTGAGATTGATTTGATTGAAGAAATCGCCAGACATTTCGGCTATAACAATATTCCCAGCACTCTCCCAAAAGCGGAGAAAAGATACCAGGCCGATCATTCAACTTTCCAGCTCGAACGCGCTGTGAACCAATTCTTGAGAGGCGCAGGTTTGGAGGAAGCCTACACGTTTTCGTTTGTAAACGAATCGACTGAAGAAGCGATCCGGATCATCAACCCGCTCTCCGAAATAGCGCCGGCCTTGCGGACATCATTGCTTCCCGGTCTGCAGGAATCTGTCGCTTACAATCTCCGTCATCGAAATGAAGATGTGAGATTGTTTGAGATAGGGCGCGTCTTCCTGCCCGAAACGGAAAAAATCGCTTTAGGGATCGCAATGCTCGTGGAACATCGCGATCTGAAAGGAATAATGGAATCCATGCTGTCGGCTTTGCTATATGGTGAACCGACAATCCGGGATGGCTCTATTTTCGTAGAAGGCAAGAACATCGGTAGAATGATTCAAACTCACTCGGAATCCCAGCCGCTTCAGCTATGCGAAATCTACTTGAGTGATCTGATTCAGTTGCCGCAACGACGGCTTACCTACAACCCGTTGATCCCCTATCCTTTCGTGGAGCGGGATGTTTCGTTTCTCATAAGCAGTGACGTACGGTTCTCACAACTGGAAGATGTGTTTAACCGGATGGATGTTCCGGCCCTTCGCGCATGGAAATTAGTGGACCGCTACCAGGGAAAGAATATTCCTTCCGGCAAAGTCAGTTTGTCCCTGCGATTCACCTTTCAGGCCACCGACCGCACTCTAACATCGGAAGAAGTTGACCGGATGTTCGACACGATTGTACGTGCTCTCTCCGAAAACTTTGCGATCGAGCTTCGCTAA
- a CDS encoding PaaI family thioesterase — protein MKQFLDVPANRYFGFQLISRSAEGARISMEMKQDQLQEEGVLHGGIISAMADTAAVYSFYPDLESTRMMTSIEFKVNFLNAALPGKGALIAESKILKRGKRTGVCEVEVTQAGKLVAKGIFTYLFFERS, from the coding sequence ATGAAGCAATTTTTAGATGTGCCGGCAAACAGATATTTCGGCTTTCAATTGATATCACGATCCGCTGAAGGGGCCCGCATCTCCATGGAAATGAAGCAGGATCAACTCCAGGAAGAAGGTGTTCTGCATGGGGGCATCATCAGCGCGATGGCGGATACTGCAGCCGTTTATTCGTTCTATCCGGATCTGGAATCGACGCGGATGATGACAAGCATTGAATTCAAAGTAAATTTTCTGAACGCTGCTTTGCCTGGTAAAGGTGCCCTGATTGCCGAATCAAAAATTTTGAAGCGGGGAAAGCGTACCGGAGTCTGTGAAGTGGAAGTGACTCAAGCAGGGAAGCTGGTTGCAAAAGGCATCTTCACGTACTTATTTTTTGAGCGTTCGTAG
- the rplT gene encoding 50S ribosomal protein L20, translated as MPRVKRGTKRRAKRKKLLKLASGYRLTKGKLYRAAREAVQKGLGYAYRDRRNKKRDFRGLWIIRINAAARQHDLSYSRFMAGLKKAGVDLNRKMLADLAVTDSAAFSHLAQIAKNP; from the coding sequence ATGCCTAGAGTAAAACGTGGAACGAAAAGAAGAGCAAAAAGAAAAAAGCTGCTGAAGCTTGCTTCCGGTTATCGATTAACGAAAGGAAAGTTATATCGCGCGGCACGGGAAGCCGTTCAGAAAGGTTTGGGATATGCGTACAGAGATCGTCGTAACAAAAAGCGTGATTTCCGTGGTTTATGGATCATCCGGATCAACGCAGCGGCGCGTCAACACGACCTGTCCTATAGCCGATTCATGGCCGGTTTGAAGAAGGCCGGCGTTGATTTGAACCGCAAGATGCTCGCGGATCTGGCGGTTACCGATTCAGCGGCGTTTAGCCACCTCGCACAAATCGCCAAAAATCCTTAA
- a CDS encoding exodeoxyribonuclease VII small subunit, with translation MTETFLPANQEPSSFELALKELEGIVKQLETGEAKLEEALILFERGVKLTRYCSQKLEEAEKKVDMLVKDSQGQYKAIPFEPEK, from the coding sequence ATGACTGAAACTTTCTTACCCGCGAATCAAGAACCATCTTCGTTTGAGCTTGCTTTGAAAGAATTAGAAGGAATAGTGAAACAATTGGAAACAGGGGAAGCAAAACTCGAAGAAGCGCTCATTCTGTTCGAACGTGGAGTGAAACTGACCAGGTACTGCTCCCAAAAATTGGAAGAAGCAGAAAAGAAAGTCGATATGCTCGTCAAAGATTCGCAGGGACAGTACAAAGCGATACCCTTTGAGCCCGAGAAGTAA
- a CDS encoding TIGR00282 family metallophosphoesterase — protein sequence MNVLLIGDVVGKPGREMIEMFLPSLIQEHGLDFIIANAENIAHGFGVTPDTADQLYRTGVDVLTSGNHIWDKKEILEYISKEGRLLRPANYPASVPGKGFAIVQTKSGQKAGVVNLQGRIFMGPSEDPFAIGMQIVDRIRKETPIIFVDMHGEASSEKQAMGWYLDGKVTAVFGTHTHVPTADQRVLPAGTAYVTDVGMSGPYDSVIGIDKDQIIQKFLDQIPTRFEVAKENPILQAMLVRLDPETGHALSIERITRKGEN from the coding sequence ATGAACGTATTGTTAATAGGCGATGTTGTGGGGAAGCCCGGGCGCGAGATGATTGAAATGTTTTTGCCGTCGCTCATTCAGGAACACGGTCTCGATTTCATCATCGCCAACGCGGAAAATATCGCGCATGGATTCGGCGTAACGCCGGATACGGCGGATCAACTCTACCGGACGGGTGTCGATGTGCTGACTTCGGGAAATCATATATGGGACAAAAAAGAGATCCTCGAATATATTAGTAAGGAAGGCAGGCTCTTGCGCCCCGCCAATTATCCTGCCAGCGTCCCGGGCAAGGGGTTTGCGATCGTTCAAACGAAAAGTGGACAAAAAGCTGGAGTCGTGAACTTACAGGGGAGAATTTTCATGGGACCCTCAGAGGACCCTTTCGCGATCGGCATGCAGATTGTGGATAGAATTCGCAAAGAGACCCCCATCATCTTCGTGGATATGCATGGTGAAGCTTCCTCCGAAAAACAGGCCATGGGATGGTATCTGGATGGAAAAGTTACAGCGGTATTCGGAACTCACACGCACGTACCCACGGCCGATCAACGAGTTCTTCCTGCGGGAACAGCCTACGTGACCGATGTGGGAATGAGCGGACCGTACGATTCTGTAATTGGAATTGACAAAGACCAGATCATTCAAAAATTCCTGGATCAAATCCCCACACGTTTTGAAGTGGCCAAAGAGAATCCCATTTTGCAAGCGATGTTGGTTCGGCTGGATCCTGAAACGGGACACGCTCTCAGCATTGAACGAATCACACGCAAAGGAGAGAACTGA
- the zapB gene encoding cell division protein ZapB, which yields MDFQQLDVLEEKIKKLLSAMKALKSENEHLLRKSEESDKAIHTLKTDMERWSRSAEENNHLQDQISGLKKERDEVKAKIERLISHLEELEAKI from the coding sequence ATGGACTTTCAACAACTGGACGTTCTTGAAGAGAAGATTAAGAAATTGCTCTCTGCCATGAAAGCCCTGAAATCAGAGAATGAGCATCTTCTAAGAAAAAGCGAGGAAAGCGATAAGGCAATTCACACGCTCAAGACGGATATGGAAAGATGGTCCCGTTCCGCAGAAGAAAACAATCATCTTCAGGACCAGATTTCCGGATTGAAAAAGGAACGGGATGAAGTGAAGGCAAAAATTGAAAGGCTCATCTCTCATTTGGAGGAATTGGAAGCAAAAATTTGA
- the infC gene encoding translation initiation factor IF-3 — MRANERIRAREVRVIDEDGSQVGIMQVRDALILARQKELDLVEIAPTAQPPVCRIMNLGKYLYQMSKKAQQARRKQKTVQVKEVKFRPKTDEHDYLFKRKHIERFIGEGHKVKATIMFRGREMAHPEIGKRILERLMEELKELIEVERMPKQEGNNMIAVFSAKK, encoded by the coding sequence ATAAGAGCAAACGAAAGGATTCGCGCTAGAGAAGTAAGAGTCATCGATGAAGATGGTTCCCAGGTTGGGATCATGCAGGTCCGCGATGCGTTAATACTTGCGAGACAGAAGGAATTGGATCTGGTTGAAATAGCCCCAACGGCTCAACCTCCTGTTTGCAGGATCATGAACCTGGGCAAGTATCTGTACCAGATGAGCAAGAAAGCTCAACAGGCGAGAAGAAAACAAAAGACGGTCCAGGTTAAAGAAGTGAAATTCAGACCTAAAACCGATGAACACGATTATCTGTTTAAAAGAAAACATATTGAACGATTTATTGGCGAAGGGCACAAAGTCAAAGCCACAATCATGTTTCGCGGAAGAGAAATGGCTCATCCGGAAATCGGAAAGAGGATTCTGGAGCGGCTCATGGAAGAGCTCAAAGAGTTAATTGAAGTCGAAAGAATGCCAAAACAAGAAGGCAATAATATGATTGCCGTTTTCTCAGCAAAGAAATAA
- the xseA gene encoding exodeoxyribonuclease VII large subunit produces MQQRPLFGQSSGSSASETASPVRVYSVSELNAEMKLLVEATYPMVWVEGEVSNFTQPSSGHFYFNLKDSKSLLKAVMWKSSHRFLKWQPKNGMKVMVHGRLTVYEPQGCYQIDIVQIVPHGKGDLYAAFEQLKEKLKTEGLFESSRKRPIPMFPKKIGIITSRTGAAIRDILNILNRRFANLHILIFPATVQGEEAAPSIIEGLRALNLSKTIEVIILARGGGSIEDLWPFNEELVARAIAASRIPVISAVGHETDTTISDFVADLRAPTPSAAAELVIGKKSEFAESLQNLSKRMNACLQSRLLYLRNRANVASQHRALAGFPQKIRTQQQMVDDFEGRLRSGLTRYHQIQARRFLSCQQKMSPAQLMHLIQLKRSRLIELFNKMQNGVQRRIHTVHRAIERYDGKLDSLSPLAVLERGYSISSTPEGAILKDAVQTAPGKEIRIRLHRGRLKCEVKEIDHD; encoded by the coding sequence ATGCAGCAGAGGCCTCTGTTCGGACAAAGTTCGGGCTCCTCTGCGTCTGAAACTGCATCCCCGGTCCGGGTCTATTCCGTCTCCGAACTAAACGCGGAGATGAAACTGCTCGTCGAAGCTACGTATCCCATGGTGTGGGTCGAAGGAGAAGTCTCCAATTTTACACAACCAAGCTCCGGTCATTTTTACTTCAATCTGAAGGATTCGAAATCACTTTTGAAAGCGGTGATGTGGAAGTCATCCCATCGTTTCTTAAAATGGCAGCCAAAAAACGGGATGAAAGTGATGGTTCACGGAAGACTTACCGTGTATGAGCCTCAAGGATGCTATCAAATTGACATTGTTCAAATTGTGCCGCACGGCAAAGGAGATCTTTATGCGGCTTTTGAGCAGTTGAAGGAGAAACTCAAAACCGAAGGACTGTTCGAATCTTCGCGAAAGCGTCCCATCCCCATGTTCCCTAAGAAAATTGGCATCATTACTTCGCGAACCGGAGCCGCAATTCGGGACATTCTCAACATTCTGAACCGGCGTTTTGCAAATCTTCACATTTTGATTTTTCCCGCAACCGTACAGGGAGAAGAGGCAGCTCCTTCGATTATCGAAGGACTGCGCGCTTTGAATCTATCAAAAACGATCGAAGTGATTATCCTGGCCCGCGGGGGAGGCTCCATTGAAGATCTTTGGCCATTCAATGAAGAGCTGGTTGCCCGCGCGATTGCTGCGTCGCGTATACCGGTGATTTCTGCTGTGGGACATGAAACGGATACAACGATCTCTGATTTTGTGGCCGATCTTCGCGCTCCCACTCCCTCCGCCGCAGCGGAGCTGGTGATCGGGAAAAAGAGCGAGTTTGCGGAATCACTGCAAAATCTGTCGAAAAGGATGAACGCATGCTTGCAGAGCCGGCTGCTGTACTTAAGGAACCGCGCGAATGTGGCAAGTCAACACCGCGCACTGGCAGGCTTTCCGCAAAAAATTCGCACACAGCAGCAAATGGTCGATGATTTTGAGGGCCGGCTGAGAAGTGGTTTAACCCGCTATCATCAAATTCAAGCCCGCCGTTTTCTGTCCTGTCAACAAAAAATGAGTCCCGCGCAACTCATGCATTTGATTCAGCTCAAACGATCACGGTTGATCGAGTTGTTCAACAAAATGCAAAACGGAGTGCAACGGCGAATCCATACCGTTCACCGCGCCATCGAACGCTATGATGGAAAACTGGACTCGCTGAGCCCTCTTGCCGTCCTGGAGCGAGGTTATAGTATCTCGAGCACTCCGGAGGGCGCGATTCTGAAGGACGCCGTCCAGACAGCGCCCGGAAAAGAGATTCGAATTCGATTGCACCGCGGCCGTTTGAAATGCGAAGTAAAGGAGATCGATCATGACTGA
- a CDS encoding VWA domain-containing protein, translated as MKRFLLLLTAFLLPLWVAAQFEVSVTEITVWARVVDSSGNPIKGLTEKDFEVFEDGKQQPLSCFQERDVESGEEAIVLEDEVKVTAKIPARRFVLFLDLFNTSPPEYLRVRDKMGEFLNQIRGTGWEVMLAALTEKGKLGVIAPLTSNLPSIRTLLLKARANGMRDAREKNNLRNIRFMLEKAKEDPQFRDVYVQRAFSMARTYAREEERNSELSIEALESFAAYLLQQRPSEEHTIIVYVSGGFHADPGRRYYEMVQAFLEREEGALSLGTFSDTSFNIRRLVKNSVGKLNKMNMTLYTINTRGMYDGSDNTDASDPAFVRFSNTFLQDYQESLAQIAEETGGAFFQNSQNFKKGFDLILTDLSHQYELCYRSNAEKTSGKYHKIEVRTKREGARVRHRKGYWG; from the coding sequence ATGAAGCGCTTTTTGCTGCTGCTTACCGCGTTTTTGTTGCCTCTGTGGGTGGCTGCTCAATTCGAGGTAAGCGTCACAGAGATTACGGTTTGGGCTCGTGTAGTGGATTCTTCCGGAAATCCGATCAAGGGGCTTACCGAAAAGGATTTTGAAGTTTTTGAAGACGGAAAGCAGCAGCCATTAAGTTGTTTTCAAGAACGGGACGTTGAATCGGGAGAGGAGGCTATCGTCTTAGAGGACGAAGTAAAGGTTACTGCAAAGATTCCCGCGCGAAGGTTCGTGCTGTTTTTGGATTTGTTCAACACTTCGCCACCGGAGTATTTGAGAGTGCGCGACAAAATGGGAGAATTCTTGAATCAAATTCGAGGAACCGGCTGGGAAGTCATGCTGGCAGCTTTAACTGAGAAGGGAAAACTCGGCGTGATTGCACCTTTGACTTCGAATCTTCCGAGCATCCGGACTTTGCTTTTGAAAGCGCGTGCAAATGGAATGCGCGATGCGCGCGAAAAAAACAATTTGCGGAATATCAGATTTATGCTCGAAAAAGCAAAAGAAGATCCTCAGTTCAGAGATGTATATGTTCAGAGGGCCTTTTCGATGGCGCGAACATACGCTCGCGAGGAAGAACGAAATAGCGAGCTTTCGATTGAGGCACTCGAAAGTTTTGCCGCGTATTTGTTGCAGCAACGGCCTTCCGAAGAACACACGATCATTGTTTATGTTTCCGGTGGATTCCATGCAGATCCGGGGCGGCGCTACTATGAAATGGTCCAGGCTTTCCTAGAACGGGAAGAGGGCGCTTTATCCTTGGGCACTTTTAGCGACACGAGCTTTAATATTCGAAGGCTTGTGAAGAACAGTGTAGGAAAGTTGAACAAAATGAATATGACGTTGTACACGATTAATACAAGAGGTATGTATGATGGTAGCGACAACACCGATGCCAGCGATCCGGCTTTCGTTCGATTCAGTAATACATTTCTGCAGGACTACCAGGAATCGCTTGCTCAGATTGCTGAAGAAACGGGCGGAGCTTTTTTTCAAAATTCGCAAAATTTTAAGAAAGGCTTTGATCTGATTCTGACAGATTTAAGCCATCAGTATGAGCTCTGTTATCGTTCAAACGCAGAGAAGACATCAGGGAAATATCACAAGATTGAGGTTCGCACGAAACGGGAAGGCGCTCGAGTTCGCCACCGAAAAGGCTATTGGGGTTGA
- a CDS encoding cell division protein ZapA — protein sequence MDTKIQVEIYGQNYQIRAGADPEYIRNIARYVDIKMREIASGTPTVDSLKIAVLAALNITDEFFQLRRQKQDVDREVEQRTEKLNKILESL from the coding sequence ATGGACACAAAAATACAAGTGGAAATTTACGGTCAAAATTATCAGATTCGCGCCGGCGCCGATCCCGAATACATTAGAAATATTGCCAGGTATGTCGACATTAAGATGAGAGAAATTGCATCAGGAACTCCAACAGTCGATTCACTAAAAATCGCTGTTCTGGCTGCGCTGAATATTACAGATGAGTTTTTTCAACTGAGACGCCAGAAACAAGATGTGGATCGGGAAGTCGAGCAGCGGACAGAGAAACTGAACAAGATTCTGGAATCCCTATGA
- a CDS encoding polyprenyl synthetase family protein → MELEHYRQLINSYLEKLIPAEDAAPVPIYRAMRYSLFAGGKRLRPALVFLAGETLGADVEELLPAAASVEMIHTYSLIHDDLPSMDNDDFRRGKPTNHRVFGEAIAILAGDALLTAGLEILSNAHYEPETRCRLISLLTRAAGTQGMIGGQVLDILGEAKTLDRVDLEMIHAMKTAALLGYCATAPAVILKKGPEVERAFSQYGEAVGLAFQIVDDILDVEGTTQSLGKTAGKDQHAGKATYPAILGLQESRKLAADLMQAAAAAVANFDRNQYLISFAEYILNRKH, encoded by the coding sequence ATGGAACTAGAACACTACCGGCAACTAATCAATTCCTATCTCGAAAAACTCATCCCGGCGGAGGACGCAGCTCCTGTCCCTATTTATCGCGCGATGCGATACAGCTTGTTTGCGGGTGGAAAGCGTTTGCGTCCAGCTCTTGTGTTCCTGGCAGGCGAAACTTTGGGAGCGGATGTTGAAGAACTATTACCGGCAGCCGCATCCGTGGAAATGATTCACACCTATTCCTTGATCCACGATGATCTACCCAGCATGGACAATGATGACTTTCGCCGCGGAAAACCAACCAATCACAGAGTATTTGGGGAAGCAATCGCCATTCTTGCGGGAGATGCTCTCCTGACTGCTGGCCTGGAAATTCTAAGCAATGCCCACTACGAACCGGAAACACGTTGCAGATTGATTTCCCTCTTGACAAGAGCAGCGGGCACGCAGGGCATGATTGGTGGGCAGGTTCTCGATATTCTGGGAGAAGCAAAAACGCTAGACCGGGTCGACCTCGAAATGATCCATGCAATGAAAACCGCGGCGCTTCTTGGGTATTGCGCCACTGCGCCTGCCGTGATTTTGAAGAAAGGACCAGAAGTGGAACGGGCGTTTTCACAATACGGAGAAGCAGTCGGTCTCGCATTTCAGATTGTGGATGACATCCTGGACGTGGAAGGAACAACGCAATCTCTGGGCAAAACAGCAGGCAAAGATCAACACGCCGGCAAAGCGACCTATCCAGCCATTCTTGGCCTCCAGGAGAGTAGAAAACTCGCGGCAGACTTAATGCAAGCTGCTGCGGCGGCTGTTGCCAATTTTGATAGGAATCAATATCTCATTTCGTTCGCGGAATACATTCTAAACCGGAAACATTAG